A region of Polyodon spathula isolate WHYD16114869_AA chromosome 4, ASM1765450v1, whole genome shotgun sequence DNA encodes the following proteins:
- the LOC121313923 gene encoding uncharacterized protein LOC121313923 has translation MGGGAPSEAVGEKKKTKPLKPEIPKDSNEVTRIRDESSQLKGKGSSSSKKNKKKNICQAVPAAKESSLLDSKPAVKKDHPKVVSESLKKEHGKKAKIPEMNCCVPNICVSDDRHLQAQAVSDGHTTKPGHHKSTMLNFSKLGKFGSAPAVIKLLHPRVAGPSVVKCVPKHILVKGKPDSPITQGHVKEIRPGSPPNQWLGQISSIPFPWPQTLSCPQYLMLNKNNEIRPAFFLPPEAPSGVPGGALAYNVLSFQQASPDPGNQGHKTDSSAPVHGPFPYIHPPGTQRHTLNPVPADKCHPHSSPLANLADTDKVPHPQTNKCQPQGWTASPQPIHAATDKGHSQGGENSPLACQPTFFSPTYIAVGKMAQVKKPWKTNDGGEAFSGTFVKGVTHQGEKN, from the exons GAGGGGGAGCACCATCAGAAGCTGTGGGTGAAAAGAAGAAAACTAAACCACTGAAACCGGAAATACCCAAAGACAGTAATGAGGTAACCCGGATTCGTGATGAGTCTTCACAGCTAAAGGGAAAAGGCTCTTCATCttccaaaaagaacaaaaagaaaaatatctgcCAAGCCGTGCCTGCTGCCAAAGAATCAAGCCTGCTAGACTCAAAACCTGCTGTTAAGAAAGACCATCCTAAAGTTGTTTCTGAGTCACTGAAAAAGGAACATG GGAAGAAAGCAAAAATCCCAGAAATGAATTGCTGTGTACCAAACATTTGTG tttctgATGACAGGCATCTCCAAGCACAGGCAGTATCTGATGGTCACACTACTAAACCAGGTCATCACAAGTCTACAATGCTTAACTTTTCTAAGCTGGGGAAGTTTGGATCTGCACCGGCTGTGATTAAATTACTTCATCCTCGTGTTGCCGGTCCATCGGTTGTAAAATGTGTCCCTAAACATATATTAGTAAAAGGAAAGCCTGACTCCCCCATAACACAGGGTCATGTGAAGGAAATAAGGCCAGGCTCTCCTCCAAACCAATGGCTTGGACAGATTTCTTCAATTCCTTTTCCCTGGCCTCAGACATTGAGCTGCCCACAGTAtcttatgttaaataaaaacaatgagatAAGACCAGCGTTTTTCTTACCACCAGAAGCCCCTAGTGGTGTTCCAGGAGGTGCGCTTGCTTACAACGTGCTATCTTTTCAACAAGCATCACCTGATCCTGGTAACCAGGGTCACAAAACAGATTCTTCGGCACCAGTGCATGGTCCATTTCCATACATACACCCGCCTGGTACTCAAAGACATACTCTAAATCCCGTTCCAGCTGATAAATGTCATCCTCATAGCAGCCCACTGGCCAACCTTGCTGATACAGATAAAGTGCCACATCCACAGACAAATAAATGCCAACCTCAAGGATGGACAGCAAGCCCCCAACCAATCCATGCTGCTACGGATAAAGGTCATTCTCAAGGAGGAGAAAATAGCCCGCTGGCTTGCCAACCTACATTTTTTTCACCAACATACATAGCAGTAGGCAAAATGGCACAAGTGAAGAAACCGTGGAAAACCAATGATGGTGGCGAAGCATTTTCAG GCACATTTGTAAAGGGTGTTACTCATCAGGGCGAGAAGAACTGA